One Spiroplasma endosymbiont of Nebria brevicollis DNA window includes the following coding sequences:
- a CDS encoding rolling circle replication-associated protein codes for MQENFYIKKVYYGAYVKNIILPMSAILNNKRNEVGIKNLGINDKKLRNSTIRTKTRLIHKAFHNFYNSKVLSFVTLTYADNMQDINKAKHDIAIFFKRLKCWWDDPKRSKYLGELKYMYVYEYQKRGAIHFHILFNRKIHKSMLPQWWPFGFNDVRVVKKGTNENIVKYLSKYVVKVTKWYKISKSVWFRCACLCFFS; via the coding sequence ATGCAAGAAAATTTTTATATTAAGAAAGTTTATTATGGTGCTTATGTTAAAAATATAATTTTACCGATGAGTGCTATATTAAATAATAAACGTAATGAAGTTGGTATTAAAAATTTAGGTATTAATGATAAAAAGTTACGTAATTCTACTATTCGTACTAAAACAAGATTAATACATAAAGCATTTCATAATTTTTATAATTCAAAAGTTTTAAGTTTTGTTACTTTAACTTATGCTGATAATATGCAAGATATTAATAAAGCAAAACATGATATTGCTATATTCTTTAAACGTTTAAAGTGTTGATGAGATGACCCTAAGCGTTCTAAATATTTAGGTGAATTAAAATATATGTATGTTTATGAATATCAAAAACGTGGTGCTATTCATTTTCATATATTATTTAATAGAAAAATCCATAAAAGCATGTTACCCCAATGATGACCATTTGGTTTTAATGATGTAAGAGTAGTTAAAAAAGGTACAAATGAAAATATAGTTAAATATTTAAGCAAATATGTAGTAAAAGTTACAAAATGATATAAAATCTCAAAATCAGTATGATTTAGGTGTGCGTGCTTATGCTTTTTCTCGTAA